A region from the Candidatus Binatus sp. genome encodes:
- a CDS encoding plasma-membrane proton-efflux P-type ATPase, which produces MGDSVSQPAVKMPSRGLTSEEARRRLLEWGPNAVAEKKPHPFLALLGKFWAPVPWMLEVTIVLEVALGKFLEAAVISVLLAFNAALSLFQETRAHSALELLQKRLAVRARVLRDAAWGVIPAEELVPGDFVHLQMGDLVPADIGIREGDVLIDQSALTGESVPIEAGQGKTAYAGSLVKRGEASGEVSATGERTYFGKTAELVRSARTASHLESLIFTIVKYLVAMDTVLAVAVLLYAALAGLPLTETLPFVLILLVASVPVALPATFTVATALGAVELAKRGVLVTRLSAIEEAAAMDMLCSDKTGTITQNQLSLAALRPYPPSSERDLLRFAAYASDEAGQDPIDLAVLARAKDEGALSAPAQRLKFVPFEPATKLAEATVIENGKQLCALKGAPQAIASRVGDVANVEAEVERLSAGGYRVLAVAGGAEGAIRLIGLLALQDPPREDSKSLVGSLNKLGVRVAMLTGDGIATAQAVAAQVGIAGRACSAQDLGENIDQTLDCAVFAGVFPEDKFRLVRALQQAGHIVGMTGDGVNDAPALKQAEVGIAVANATDVAKASASLVLTNPGLSDTLAAVETSRRIYQRMLTYTLNKIIKTVEVALFLSIGVMLTRTLIITPLLIVMLLFTNDFVTMSIATDHVSASPMPDRWRIRTLMLAGMSLGSLILLLSFGLFFYGRDFLGLPLPQLQTLVFVMLVFTGQGMVYLVRERHHFWNSAPSRWMILSSVADVIVVCLLATRGILMAPLPDAVVVSVILACVLYLIALDFLKVPILRRLMYTS; this is translated from the coding sequence ATGGGCGATTCTGTCAGCCAGCCGGCGGTGAAGATGCCGTCGCGCGGCCTCACTAGCGAAGAAGCTCGCCGGCGTCTTCTCGAGTGGGGCCCCAACGCCGTAGCGGAGAAAAAGCCGCATCCATTCCTTGCATTGCTCGGCAAGTTCTGGGCTCCGGTGCCGTGGATGCTCGAAGTCACAATCGTGCTCGAAGTTGCGCTTGGCAAGTTTTTGGAGGCTGCGGTCATTTCGGTACTGCTGGCCTTCAATGCCGCACTGAGTCTGTTCCAGGAAACGCGCGCGCACAGCGCGCTTGAGCTGTTGCAGAAGCGGCTGGCGGTGCGGGCCAGGGTCTTGCGTGACGCCGCGTGGGGCGTGATTCCCGCAGAGGAGCTGGTGCCCGGTGATTTCGTTCACTTGCAGATGGGCGACCTCGTGCCGGCAGACATCGGTATCCGCGAGGGAGACGTCCTGATCGATCAATCCGCGCTTACCGGTGAGTCGGTGCCGATCGAGGCGGGTCAGGGCAAAACTGCGTATGCCGGTTCGCTGGTTAAACGCGGCGAGGCCAGTGGCGAGGTCAGCGCAACCGGCGAGCGAACTTATTTTGGAAAGACCGCCGAACTGGTGCGTTCGGCCAGGACGGCCAGCCATCTGGAGAGCCTCATCTTCACGATCGTGAAGTACCTCGTGGCGATGGACACGGTGCTGGCGGTCGCGGTGTTGCTGTACGCCGCGTTGGCAGGGCTGCCTCTCACCGAGACGCTTCCGTTCGTACTGATTCTTTTGGTGGCTTCGGTTCCGGTCGCACTACCGGCCACCTTCACTGTGGCAACCGCGCTGGGCGCGGTGGAATTGGCCAAGCGCGGAGTGCTGGTCACGCGTCTGTCGGCGATCGAGGAAGCGGCGGCGATGGATATGTTGTGCAGCGACAAGACCGGGACGATAACCCAAAATCAGCTGTCGCTGGCGGCATTGCGTCCCTACCCACCCTCTAGCGAGCGCGATCTGTTGCGCTTTGCAGCGTATGCGAGCGACGAAGCAGGCCAAGATCCAATCGATCTCGCCGTTCTCGCCCGCGCGAAAGACGAGGGCGCGCTCTCGGCGCCGGCTCAGCGTCTCAAGTTCGTTCCGTTCGAGCCGGCAACCAAACTTGCCGAAGCCACAGTTATTGAGAACGGCAAGCAATTGTGCGCCCTGAAGGGGGCGCCCCAGGCAATCGCGAGCCGCGTTGGCGATGTTGCAAACGTAGAGGCCGAAGTCGAGCGCCTTTCAGCGGGAGGTTACCGCGTGCTGGCCGTGGCGGGCGGAGCTGAAGGCGCGATCCGTCTGATTGGACTGTTGGCGCTGCAGGATCCGCCGCGCGAGGACTCCAAGTCGCTGGTAGGAAGCCTGAACAAATTGGGTGTGCGCGTCGCGATGCTTACCGGGGACGGGATCGCGACGGCTCAAGCAGTTGCAGCACAGGTCGGGATCGCCGGGCGCGCCTGCTCGGCGCAGGACTTGGGCGAGAATATCGATCAGACCCTCGATTGTGCGGTCTTCGCCGGCGTCTTTCCTGAAGACAAGTTCCGTCTCGTTCGTGCTTTGCAACAGGCTGGCCACATAGTCGGCATGACCGGAGACGGGGTCAACGATGCCCCGGCGTTGAAGCAGGCGGAGGTCGGAATCGCGGTGGCCAATGCAACCGACGTGGCGAAAGCCTCGGCCAGCCTGGTGCTCACCAATCCGGGGCTCAGCGACACGCTGGCCGCGGTCGAGACCAGTCGCCGAATCTATCAGCGCATGCTGACCTACACGCTGAACAAGATCATCAAAACCGTCGAGGTCGCGCTGTTCCTCAGCATCGGCGTGATGCTGACGCGCACCCTAATCATCACTCCGCTGCTGATCGTAATGCTGTTGTTCACCAACGACTTCGTGACCATGTCGATTGCGACCGATCACGTATCCGCTTCGCCAATGCCGGATCGCTGGCGCATCCGGACTCTGATGCTGGCCGGAATGAGCCTCGGTAGCCTGATCCTGCTGCTGTCCTTCGGGCTGTTTTTCTATGGGCGCGATTTTCTCGGCCTGCCGCTTCCTCAACTGCAGACGCTGGTCTTTGTGATGCTCGTATTCACGGGTCAGGGGATGGTCTATCTGGTGCGCGAGCGCCATCATTTCTGGAACTCTGCTCCGAGCCGATGGATGATTCTTAGTTCCGTTGCGGATGTGATCGTGGTCTGCCTCCTGGCGACCCGTGGAATTCTGATGGCGCCGCTCCCGGACGCGGTGGTGGTGTCAGTGATCCTGGCATGCGTCCTCTACCTGATCGCATTGGACTTTCTGAAGGTCCCAATTTTGCGGCGTCTAATGTATACGTCGTAA
- a CDS encoding universal stress protein, whose product MPRFKKILCPIDFDQNSLQALRLASELARERKATLYLLHVVAIPPGPEVALSFGKMEAAARTKLERLARRKVNGKAHYEVEVMTGDPGVELVQAANRLRANLIVMATHGRKGLRRFVLGSVAERVVREAPCPVLTVKPKAPAAKSSQKTSARKRRA is encoded by the coding sequence ATGCCCCGATTCAAGAAAATTCTCTGTCCGATCGACTTCGACCAGAACTCGCTTCAGGCGCTTCGGCTTGCCTCCGAGCTGGCGCGGGAACGCAAGGCAACGCTCTACCTGCTTCACGTAGTTGCGATACCTCCCGGACCTGAGGTGGCGCTGTCCTTCGGCAAGATGGAGGCCGCCGCGCGAACCAAGCTGGAGCGGTTGGCTCGCCGGAAAGTCAACGGCAAAGCCCATTACGAGGTCGAAGTCATGACGGGCGATCCGGGCGTCGAGCTTGTTCAAGCAGCGAACCGGTTGCGCGCCAACCTGATCGTAATGGCGACGCATGGACGCAAGGGTCTTCGTCGTTTCGTTCTCGGCAGCGTTGCCGAACGCGTGGTCCGGGAAGCACCGTGCCCGGTGCTCACAGTCAAGCCGAAAGCGCCGGCGGCGAAATCATCACAGAAGACGTCAGCAAGGAAGCGACGCGCTTGA